TTTAATGCGGGATTTACATTAAGTTTGTGTTCCGCAATATGGCGCGGAACACCAGTTATATCATTTttacaccaagcaaaaacatccatgtaCTGTACAAGTAGCTGCACAATTTGTTTCCGAGTATCCACACTAACATTGCATCCCACTTTAATTTTTTGCTCGGGATATGCAGGATTAATCATGACCATGTTGTCCGCGACATCAGCGGTTTCTTGCCCTGCACTTTTTACATTAACAGCCGCACAGATGGGCAAGATGCTCATTGAACTTTTTGTCGCGACACCTTTATGCGTTGCgaatttaatcatgccatgaatcgTAGATGGGACAATTCCGAATTTACCTAAGGCAGTTCTGCCCAACAACATGTTATAGCGAGATGAGGTGcgcataacatagaaatctagccGTGCTTGGCGCACTAaaccatcatcattttcatcaacaagCTCAACATCTAAGGGCAAAATGCCCATAGGTAATGAGGATTTGCCCGCAAAACCGGTTAGCGAAGCTGCAGTTGGTTGTAAAGTTGCTCTAATACTCTCCGGCAGTTGAATAAAACATTGTTCATAAACAATATCAACGCTATTATgattatcaacatgaactttcatgatTGTGATTCTAGTTTCCGCGATTTTGCACGATActactatcggcatttcagagaaatcatCACTTTGCATTTTTGGAAAACTAATTGGCGCTAGCTGCCAATTTTGATACATTCTTGCCGACTTTCGCTTTCTTCCTCTTTTTTGGGCATTTGCTTGCACAGCAACAACAATACCACTATCAATTCCGATATTGCTCATTATAACAATTAATCGAGCAATTTACCGTCGATTATAAACGCATTCGTCTGCAAATCATCACAAAAAAACATGATTGAAATTAAACCGAGGAATTAATCGTTTgatagcacaaaacaaaaaatttaaagtttaattcgtaaaacgtaTCCCACGGATGgctccaattgatcaatccttaattagtgagttacttaattacggattgagtgcaatgagattaagatggagaatgggatgtttgatgattattttgggccctgatgatcgtctttcactttatccatcaagtgatcaaccaccccgacccgatcttgattatcaattagaATAATTCACCTTAGCACAACGTAGAAATTCCTTGGGCGAAATCACAAGTGAAGatcacaaaggcttgggcaaatggTAGAGAATCaataacctataaatgagaggctaagctccctatttatagtattcgaaatatccgcaGTCTGTGGACTATTTAACTATCCGCGAAAacttagcggattaaaccgcagtcttttattaaaGCGGAAACATAACCGTTATACTTATTTTCAGCGGATATTCCACACCTTTTTATTATAGTTCGCGTAACTTCTGCTTTTGGcatttagccaataaaatatacatatacaatgttaTGTATGTGATCACTATCTATGTAGtaagtgcagtaagacgtgtctagacttaggaatgataagcaggtaattttccactaggaatgataaacaaaacttataatatgcagctaaggtcgaagtccagaattgctaatgcatcctaacaactatcagttagacacaataatgcaagacctggttcgctaagaccaccgctctgataccacctgtaaaggcccgtcctaatccacatggacgaagtcttcaacatttggtcccattgtgaggtactgacctctatatgatacgttttgtaaacattgcattcatttttaaaagacaaactgtcattacaacgaaagttaatagatatgcataccatttcaaaatacatCCACTCAATATCAATGATATAATTATGTTTCCCAAATataaatgactaatctgtcatttactaatATCGATCTTTTTGAACTTAAATGatttaaatgcaacgtcttttgaaatatgccatgaatgactccaagtaatatatttaaaatgagcaaatacacagcgaaagatttctttcatacctgagaataaacatgcttaaaagtgtcaaccaaaaggttggtgagttcataggtttatcataaacaatcatttcaataatttcaatagaccacaagatttcaaattcatAAATAAGGTGCAGGTCTGCTTACTGCTGAAAATCCATTCAtacgaattgaacacctggtaaccaacattaacaaaatgcatctagaatatccccatcattccggaactctcatcaaatatgataaatcgaagtactaaaacatccgtaacccggatggggcttgttgggcccgatagatctatctttaggattcgcgccaattggtggtaattataataaacaccaattcttaggctaccaagctaaaagggcgatatccggtataataatccaattgtagaatatagttttaagtacttgtgtctattttgtcaaacatttataaaaacagcgcatgtattctcagtccgaaaaataaatattgcaaaagcatttaaaaagggagcaaatgaaactcacaatacgatattttatagtaaaaatatgcatacgacggaattgaacaatgcaggtttggcctcggattcacgaacctatatcaagtatatatattaacacatataatatcaattaactaagtttatatatattttataatttattaattaatatccttaattatattaatacttttaatatgttataatatatatatatatatatatatatatatatatatatatatatgataatatattaattaatatatatatgatatatatatgatatatatatgatatgatatatattttaattaatgttatattaatataaataataatatattagttaatacattaaaaacatattagtatgtaatattagtatacttgtaatatatttttatataaatatcatttgtttattaaaataataattataataaaaatactaaaaaatataataataatgattaaaaataataataataatgataataaaaatgataatacttgtaatattaatagtaatgataatactaaacataataaaaattgttatatgttaataatgataataataatattaataatctttgtaataataataatatccctattactaataataataataataataataataataataataataataataataataataataataataataataataatataatcatactaataataataataataataataataataataataataataataatcataataataataataataataataataataataataataataataataataataataataataataataataataataataataataataataaaatgagacTACCTTTAAGAATAAGATTTCTAAAAAATGCTCTAGGAcgggcttgaacccacgacctctcgctaacctGACACCCTCATAAACCATTCCTCTGTCCTTGCATATCTGATTATAACTCGAATTTTAACTTATTTAACCCGATACTATCTGTTTCCCTTTCTCTCACGGAAACAAATCCATCACAGCAAGATCAATTACAACCTATCATCATCATTCACGCCATTTTTCTGTTTACTATTTATCATCCTTTTCGTCAAACATAACTCGCCATCATCATCATTCGAATCATCATAAaatcatcacataaaatcataatcataaactcctaatcataaaatcataactattatcatcatcGAATACGTTTTATCATTCGTTCATCATCAATCTTATATCATTACGATCACTACCATGTTATCTTCACAGCTCACCATTTTTATTTATCATAACAGTAGCAGATAGGCTGATTGAATAGCATAAACTGGATCTCAGTTGTAAGTAGGAAACAACAAACCAAATTCAAAAGCCCAACCGTAGGTTGCAGCCCAAAGAACAAGTTGTTTGGCCCAAGATTCATGTGTATATATTAGGTTAAATGAATTTAAAAGTCCAACAGCGTTTTCATTTAAATTCAATGATGGGTGGTTGGGTTATATGATTGATAACTTTCAGCCAAAAAGAGAGGTATCAGCACTTTTTATACTTGTAACATCACTTTCAATTTTCCACATTAAATACTCGATCCAGTTGGAATATGATTAAACCGAATGGCAACAATAATTTATGTGGTTCTTGTCTTGGTTTAACAATAGAAATAGAGGCATTATGGCAGCAGTTGGAACATGAGTGTTCATGTGTTTTGGAAGGGATCACGAAAATAAACAGAAGTACAGAAGCATTGTAGTAGTGTTAGTAAGGATTTGATGGTTTAACAAAGTTGGTTTTGGGTTCGGCTTACTCAGAAATAGTCCAAGAATAGCAGCAGTTTGTTTGGGATGGTTGTGTGGTTGTTTTAGGTGGTGGTTCCCTACGGTTTTAAACAGAAAAATAGCTGCAGTAGGAGCAGCATTTTAGTAGCAGTAATTTAGAGGTGTTCGAAGGTGTTGGTTTATGGTTTACACTCGAACAGAAACATTAGCTAGCAGTTTTACATGATGTTGGTGTGGCTATTTAAATAGAAACAGATGCAGCAGCAGGAGCCTACGCTTTTGTTGGTGGTGATGATTTTGATTGATGTTGATTATTACAGCAAGAAATAGAAACAAAATATATGGTGATTAAGGGTAACGGTTGTGATGGTTCGTGGGTTTGGTTGTATCCAAAATAGAAGACAGGAACAATAAAGTTTATGATGTATTTTATCGAGCTAAAACAAATCAAATGGGTTTAGTTTAGTTTTTGATGGTCTTAGTTGGTGGTTGGGTCACGGCACAGAAGTAGAAATAGTTAGCAGCCACAGGTAACAATCTTAGGTGTGTGGGGTTTCGAATAAGGTAGCAAAAAACAAATATCATGCAGCAGTAGCACTATTGTTATCATGGTAGTGTCATGGTGCTCGTCaagcagaaaaaaataaaataaaatgaaaggTGGTGTTTGTTCGATTGTCATGGTGGCTATTGTGGTGATTCCCGGAAGGTGGTGGATACGGTGGAGAGTGGTGGTGACGGGTTGCCAAGGTGGTGGCTTGAGGATGGTGTCTGCTGAAACAAAGAGAAGAAGGAAGAGATAAGATGATGGTTAAAAATAAGTGTTCCATTTGCATCTCTATTACATATCTATCTATATGTATACATAATACTAATTAGTTTATGATAAGAAAAGCAAAAACAGTAacataatcattcaatcaataTATTAAAGTGTTCAATTAGTAGCAGTGAAGATAATTGTTTTGTTATGGTGATTCACGGACACAGAAATAGACATagatatttattaataatgatataataataattataataatattaaaaaataaaacaTGTGATAATATATTAGCTGTCGCCTTTAAAGTACTGGATGTCGTAATCCGCTGCTAGTCAGCAGCGGATAAAGGTATTCGGAAAAGTTCCAAATTTTTAGAGtgagtatatttaattatttcgatCATTATTGTGTAAAATTAATCATAAAAAGTTGACCTTTTTATTAGCGTTCAATCCCAAATAAAATGTACAGAGtgagtatatttaaatatatatatatatatatatatatatatatatatatatatatatatacacacacacacacacatttattaacaaataatggttcgtgaatcgtcaaaactggtCGAGGTTATATGAATGTATGTAAACAGatcaaaaaatttgagactcaggataacagactttgcttatcgtgtcaagatcatatcaagattaagtttaaatttggtcggaaatttccaggtggTCACAGTAGGAGAGATTCTCGGGAAATCCAGGTGTCGTATTTGAGTTCTCATTCCTCGTTATTTCGTGCGAAGACATTATTGAGCTATCGAATTTGGGTTTTCATGTGCAGTTGGAGGAGAAAATTCATAGAGGTTTTGTTAAAAGTTAGATCGCTTTGAAATTTGGAATGTAGGTAGAAGATACGAAGATCTATATGTGGTAAAAATTTGGCGATTATCAGAATGTTTGATTTTCCGGTGACTTTCAAAGTTTCTGCAGTTTCTGCAGTTTCATGATGAACTTTTCGGGTTTAATGACGCGAGTGCGAGATGGTTTATCTTTTGAAACTTTGAGAAATACGAGCTAGATTTTCGGGGATGTTGGTTTGTTACAGGAGCTCAGGAAGGTGGTTTCTCCCAGGTTAGGGTGGTTGGGTAATGAACAAGAAAGCATCCTGTTTAGAAATAGACAGCGAGAGTTATCGGGGAAGTTTGGTACTTGCTGGTTTAAAACGGGATGACCAAGGTGATTGATCGGATATTACAGGATATTTGGAATATGTAAGCGGATTTGAGCTTCTCTCACTAAGAAAACTGGTTGTCGAAGGGTGTTGGATAGTTCGACTGGTGTTAGGGCTTGGTTGGTTCAACAAATTGAGTGGTTTCTTCGAGGGTGACCAATTAGGAATCTTTAGGTGATAAATGGAGGGAATAATCTTGTAAGTCCTGAACTTTATCTTTCTAAAATTTTTAAAGGTTACAGGAACTTGGTGTGATTTTGGTAACCGATGGAAGTTATCAATCTAGTGGAAGTTGGACGACTAGTGGGGTTGTGGAGATATGTGCGGCATGGTTCTCCAATGTTCTCAAGATTGTCATTGATTCCAAATAACACTAGGGCTTTGAATACCTTTATTACTCTCTCCAATGGCAAAGAAAGTTGCGATTGATCGGTGctacgaaccaagtttcttctcgagtagccgcAGTTTAATTCTTACTCTTACAACGGGAGCATGCTTGGGGTGAGGAGATGGGTTTGTGAAGTTCATAACGCTATGAGAAATTCAGTGTACCAGCGTGAAAGCGTAAAGTAGAGAAAGGTGGTAGATTTCGAGGTGGTGACTACATTTTCACTGgtgccttgatgaagagtctaaaAAGTCGTTTGTCGGGATTTTTTGATTGTTGGGAGATAAAATCATAGATAGATGACTAATTTGTACGGGTAATCGTTGACATGTCAGTGGCAGGATTGGATGTGTCTATAGCGATGAGTGAGGCAATGAAGTTGTCTGCTAAATCATGTAATTGAAGTCTCACACGGTTCAATGTGTCTTCTTGTAAGATGATGGTGGTGAAGAAATCGAGATGACCTaagctagtaactaagagattggattatcAATTGGCGGTGTTTTTTGTTGTCGAAAGACTTCCTTACCTCATAATATAACGATGTGGAAGTGCGGCGTGATTCAGGTGATTCATCTAGTGGTATCAAAAGGAGTTGTTAGTCAGCTAATCAGGAGTTATTGTAGGGGTTTGAACATGATTGACAGTTGAGGTGATTTTGATTTATGACTTCGACTAGGTATGTTGAAGAACATTATCGAGAGTTTGCTAAGTTAGTGTGGTTAGAGTGTACGTGTCCCAAGTGGTCTTGACGGTATACATTAGTTCCTTGACGAAGTTGAATGGAGATTGTGtagggtttgttcaaagtctccaagtgggagatttttGATATATGTACGCTTTAAACCAAAACGGTAAAGGAAAGAACAAGGAGACCCTCACGGATCTCGAGGTCTGATAACAAAACTCGACATTGTTTGTTAGATGTGAAGTCAGGCGCGAAGTAGCATGTTGAAATGCGAAGAAATGGTTTGAGACTTTGGTCGCGGATCGCGAGCCAAAGGTCGCGAAACGCGAGGGTTACTTAGGAAACAAGTCCGTTTAATTGTTTCCATGTTGTGTTTACTCCTATATATTGTAACCACAAACTCCTGTAAGAATGTGCACTTATTGAATAGAAGAAATCTCCCGTAACACCCCAAATTCAGATTTACCAAAAACATCAACACATTTTTTTTAACAATAGCACATTTGGACGTTCATCACACTTTCAGCACATATTCAACCCAAACCGTTTCGCCCCATTTGGTCCTGAATAAAATCAAAGCTATTTAACCCGGTATTACACAACAAAACCCATATTTAACTTGTGACCAAGTTCCAGACGTTCAATTCGACACACTTCGACCCGTTACACAACAAGTGGGTAATTATGACCCATTTACATAACCAATCAGGTAAAGAcataataacccaacccgatacgaaGAGCATATTCACAGGGATTTACCAAGTCCCCAATCCACGCCGAATATCTAAAAGCTACCCCATTATAAGCTCAAGCAACACTAAAGCGTCTAGTCTAGCCACTAGATAACTTCGCCAAATCAAacggtacctataaaaaggtagacaacgagagggtaagcttacgcttagtgaatgcaataattatacatatacatgtataatcCACTTACTTGCAAAcagttacacaaataccgcatacaagctagcaatcaaATTAGCATACAATCACAGTGTATAATGCTAATTATCCACAATACACAACAAGCTAGTTTCACCAATAGCATATAAtcatcacaatataatatgctaatacTACAATTA
This genomic window from Rutidosis leptorrhynchoides isolate AG116_Rl617_1_P2 chromosome 2, CSIRO_AGI_Rlap_v1, whole genome shotgun sequence contains:
- the LOC139888388 gene encoding uncharacterized protein, with translation MSNIGIDSGIVVAVQANAQKRGRKRKSARMYQNWQLAPISFPKMQSDDFSEMPIVVSCKIAETRITIMKVHVDNHNSVDIVYEQCFIQLPESIRATLQPTAASLTGFAGKSSLPMGILPLDVELVDENDDGLVRQARLDFYVMRTSSRYNMLLGRTALGKFGIVPSTIHGMIKFATHKGVATKSSMSILPICAAVNVKSAGQETADVADNMVMINPAYPEQKIKVGCNVSVDTRKQIVQLLVQYMDVFAWCKNDITGVPRHIAEHKLNVNPALKPVVQKRGGMAPDHVKWLCEEVTKLVRAGIL